A region of Natribaculum luteum DNA encodes the following proteins:
- a CDS encoding cell division protein SepF, with protein MGFMNKILGGTQSRSTEDYVELDLDDVSESASEAAMSVHIAEIDGQASAIDIKDAVYDGDVVIADITRLRTKDSTAEHIIDELRQVAQEVDGDIVQKGDDQIIITPTGVRIGREKLGR; from the coding sequence ATGGGCTTCATGAACAAAATCCTCGGCGGCACGCAGTCACGGAGCACCGAGGACTACGTCGAACTCGACCTCGACGACGTCAGCGAGAGCGCCAGCGAGGCGGCGATGTCCGTCCACATCGCGGAAATCGACGGACAGGCGTCGGCGATCGACATCAAAGACGCCGTCTACGACGGTGACGTCGTCATCGCAGACATCACCCGGCTGCGCACGAAAGACAGCACGGCCGAGCACATCATCGACGAACTCCGGCAGGTCGCCCAGGAGGTCGACGGCGACATCGTCCAGAAAGGCGACGACCAGATCATCATCACGCCGACGGGCGTCCGGATCGGGCGCGAGAAACTCGGACGCTAG